A region of Rattus rattus isolate New Zealand chromosome 7, Rrattus_CSIRO_v1, whole genome shotgun sequence DNA encodes the following proteins:
- the Ypel5 gene encoding protein yippee-like 5, which yields MGRIFLDHIGGTRLFSCANCDTILTNRSELISTRFTGATGRAFLFNKVVNLQYSEVQDRVMLTGRHMVRDVSCKNCNSKLGWIYEFATEDSQRYKEGRVILERALVRESEGFEEHVPSDNS from the exons ATGGGCAGAATCTTTCTTGATCATATCGGTGGTACCCGTCTGTTTTCTTGTGCAAACTGTGATACAATCCTGACCAATCGCTCAGAACTCATCTCTACTCGGTTCACAGGCGCCACTGGTAGAGCATTTCTTTTTAACAAG gTAGTTAACTTGCAGTACAGTGAAGTTCAAGATCGGGTCATGCTCACTGGCCGCCACATGGTTCGAGATGTGAGCTGCAAAAACTGCAATAGCAAACTGGGATGGATCTATGAGTTTGCTACTGAAGACAGCCAGCGTTATAAGGAAGGCCGTGTGATCCTGGAACGTGCACTAGTTCGAGAGAGTGAAGGCTTTGAGGAGCATGTACCATCTGATAACTCttga